In the Paramisgurnus dabryanus chromosome 18, PD_genome_1.1, whole genome shotgun sequence genome, gctaatcagtcttactactgtatatgtatttatatgagACCAATTTACCTTTTTATGCAACTtccttaaagtgcccatattatgaaaaactcatttttttctgggttttggggtgttattttgtgtctctggtgCTTCCACGcccatacaaacttggaaaatatccatccatgctgttttgagtgggatacaggtttctgaatgtcctctgcttTGAGTCTCAGAATGCACGGTttcaaactcagctccgttgtgacgtaactaGCCTTTTCGTCACATTTCGTTTGAATTTTCCaacccaccaccccactcgaaggtctccacccaccaggtagctagagagcacaTAGCAGTCCCTTCGCTGATATCCTCTATTCTGTTATCATggctcacggaaataacagcgctatttggatattatggattatactcccgcctacttttaaaaacaaagtgtaATCTCATTTAcgtgtgttacgacgcaaataGTCCTTGGATTGTACGCGATATTATACTATTACaagacgttcatgcgaaatctgatgtaaacaacagactatgtatctatatttcacggattatacacatttgtggacaaaaatggtcattggatgtattttattggacttttatggattattcacacatctgaaacagactggattcgattcacGATCGTTATATCAACATAAAGGTAAGAAGTTATCTGGACTTATGACACAAAGTACAACATTTttgatgctagagcatctgtatctcaaaacagagaccatacactgatgctaaacccgtaaGTTATTCCTTTTAAACaatgtatagtaatgttaatattattcatgtttgtagacagtaggctatatagatattgttagcagaAAAAAAACTGACATCAACCCGCCCACGAATTGGTGCACGTAGATTGGAtgaacttgtgtgtgtgtgttagcagTCATTTGCCATTGAGAACGACGAGGTGGCTAACCGCTATGCTAGTTAGTTTGCAGCGtggtttctcctgcaaaaaCAGTGACCAGCTACCGTACTTTTCGAAGGTAAAAAGAAATATTTAActgctttgttttataattcTACATGAACTTACTAAGTAATagtgttttgccaaactaactAAGACCGGGCCTTACCTACCCAGCATTTCTGACGACCCTTATGTACCCCCAAGTCTCTTATCACTTTCTCAAgatacggtccggacctcccactagcttctagcaattagcatgctgtccacaagcagtatacatcctgTAATTTGCTAAAATAATGCGtgtgtaaatgttttataacgggaatatgttagcattgttcAGGGAATACGAGTTTATTGTTGAGActcatcacaatttactctggaatcatcaTGTGTAATGAGTTTTTTTTCCTggagtgtacttattagtgatacttttttgcttgatttgtctgttggaaatacataaaccgttaataataatatataaaataataagaaGTTTTTTTATTGAAGCTTTTACAACAAATCAccttaaaaataaaagcatttcctaaacaaataaatattaatgtctATGACACACTTTCTTGTGGAACCTGTGGTTTGTGTAATAGTGGCAAATGGGTTTACTGGAGCCTAAAAGGATGAGTGATGTCACAATAAAACTGTCATATTAACCCAGATCAGACTGAATACAGACTTAAACATTcactctgtgtgtgtctgtctgaaGACTCTGAAGTTTCATGATTTGAAGATGTTTTTGTTAAGTATTTTCTCTAGGTCACTCATGGGGTTGAAAACTatcttgtttttaatgatagttGTGCATACGTGCACTGGAGATAACGGTGAGTACATCTTATGATTTTAAGAGCTGTGAATTTAATCGTTTTCAGATTTATGCTGCATGATcagaaaatgtttgtttgttttgctgtACTTATCAAAGCCTCAGatgtgttttgtttgtctcATATGTGTTCAGTAGGGAAAACATTCACTGatattgttgtgtttttgtatatttggttACAGGTAGCGATTATTCTTCGCATGAGTATGAGAAAGATAATGACAAtggtaaaatacatttatatttttagattttaaagCAATAATGGAAAATGCATTTGtgtatttaaacagttttaaaaatataaaatccatgtgtatggtttttttttttttttttttttgagtttttCTCAAGGGTGAGATGGGGGGACAGAGGATTTGCATTTCCCTTAACAAATAGCAGCTTTAGCCCTGCTTACCAGGCTGTGCAAGTTATTAATTATACCTTATCAGCATTATAGTTGCATatcaattatttttatacattacTCTTCACTCGTAATTGTCTCTGTAAACATTGTCTTCAATCTCCAAACTGATGAAAATATCAAAAAGTAACATAAAAGTAGTTCATATTATTAATTTTTACAGAATATGTTCAGTAAAATCTAAAGCTCTGTGTGTGCAGTATAATTTAATGGGAATAGCGTCCCTAAGAATACAGGAATGTGATTCCTCTAAGGAAGCATAAATgctgaaatgaaaaaaataaaaaaataaattattgttcAGAGAAGTATGATATTGATGTTGAACTGCTGTTTATTTACAGCTACAACAGATATAACGGGAACCAGAATCCCCCTCTCATTTGGTGCACAACCAATTAACAGCACTGATCTGTGTGCGAACTCCATGACATACTCCATCTCAGGTGATGCTGGGCTCTTTCTTAAAGGCCTGCTGGTCACACGTGTCATGCCCTCTTTCTACATCCTCCTCCTTCTCATTAGTTTGCCCCTAAACGCATTGGCCCTGGTGACATTCACCTGTAAGATTAAAGAAAAGAAACCGACTGTGATCTACATGTCAAACCTGGCGTGTGTGGATCTGCTCTTCACCCTGCTGCTTCCTCTGAAGATCCACTATCATCTGAACGGATCTGTTTGGGTGTTTGGTGAGGTGGCGTGTCGTGTGCTAAGCGCTGCTTTCTACTGCTACATGTACTGCTCCATACTGCTGATGATGTGCATGAGTGTGGACAGACTGCTGGCTGTGGTTTTCCCCATCGTCTCTCTGACCTGGAGGACAACGAGGAATTCTGTTTATGTTTGTGCACTGGTCTGGTTGCTGGCACTCGCTGGCACAGTGCCACTTCTTTCAATAACACAAACATTAAACATCAAGGATGTGGGCATCACCTGCCACGATGCATTGTGTTCCAACGACCTAGATAAGATGTACATGAACCTGTTTTCCATTCTGTCCTGTCTTTACTTTTTCCTGCCGCTGGTCATCACTTTGGCGTGTTATTCTAGTATTATATATGCACTCAGTGTCAAATCTGGTCGTTTagcaacatcatcatcatcaacctCAAATAAACGAAGGAGAGCCGTGATTATGACTATTGCCACAATGATAGAGTTTGTGGTTTGTTTCGCAGCAACCAATGCAATCCTGTTGTATCACTGTGTTATTTTGATCACAAGAGGCACCAGAGGAGAGGGAAACGCATCATATATGCCTTACATGTTAGCTGTGTGTGCAGGGAGCTCAAGTGTTTTTCTGGATCCTCTGCTGTATTACTATGGGTCGTCTCAGTGCAGACAGCAGATCAGATCTGTGTTTTGGTGGAagaaaacacaactacaaagcTACAGAACTACAAAGTTTTCAACCACTACTGAGCTTAGCCTACGTATAGAATAATGTTAAGGTCTAAAGGTATAATTACAAT is a window encoding:
- the LOC135721820 gene encoding proteinase-activated receptor 1-like, with protein sequence MILMLNCCLFTATTDITGTRIPLSFGAQPINSTDLCANSMTYSISGDAGLFLKGLLVTRVMPSFYILLLLISLPLNALALVTFTCKIKEKKPTVIYMSNLACVDLLFTLLLPLKIHYHLNGSVWVFGEVACRVLSAAFYCYMYCSILLMMCMSVDRLLAVVFPIVSLTWRTTRNSVYVCALVWLLALAGTVPLLSITQTLNIKDVGITCHDALCSNDLDKMYMNLFSILSCLYFFLPLVITLACYSSIIYALSVKSGRLATSSSSTSNKRRRAVIMTIATMIEFVVCFAATNAILLYHCVILITRGTRGEGNASYMPYMLAVCAGSSSVFLDPLLYYYGSSQCRQQIRSVFWWKKTQLQSYRTTKFSTTTELSLRIE